The following are from one region of the Bactrocera oleae isolate idBacOlea1 chromosome 6, idBacOlea1, whole genome shotgun sequence genome:
- the LOC106621467 gene encoding lysosomal proton-coupled steroid conjugate and bile acid symporter SLC46A3 isoform X2 yields the protein MDTTTEDERARTEQSNSRWEKIKKNCMSPWYEKISVEPTMFLYMFAFMITSVVEQDFFVQKACRVNNNFTDEICSNIMADENAIYKRQVQITTAKFHQAEAISAHVFPIILALFLGSFSDRRGRKFPLLMGLTGKLIYSVMIVVNARMKTWPLEYVIYTATLPSALTGADVAIFASCFAYISDISTLKNRTLRVTILDICYLSAMPTGVALGSYLFYNAFNNSYADMFTVNASLLALAIIYTIFVLKWQTTAKQRSLRELGCCGFFPDFFDKEHVKDSFTVLIKKRPGHRRPFLMILLIAMALYTFQRDENQYLYLYTTFKFNWNVDVYSTFKTFKSTAYVVAMLVAVPLMNKVFHWKDTTIIFIGAWAHAIARVFYYFAQTGTFFYVGALICSLGPIVGPMIRAMTSKIVPQSERGKVFALLAVCDNAIPFISGVFYSQVYRATLNNDGKGGQGIFLLTIATQLAVFALILAIHLILGEQSLAVPEISEKESQLIHENKANPATKNASSAVEPVQVPAISANIAEKKISTNAESA from the exons ATGGATACTACAACCGAG GATGAAAGAGCGCGAACTGAGCAATCCAACAGCCGttgggaaaaaatcaaaaagaattGCATGTCCCCATGGTATGAAAAG ATATCTGTGGAGCCCACAATGTTCCTGTATATGTTTGCCTTCATGATAACCTCTGTGGTGGAACAGGACTTTTTCGTACAGAAGGCCTGTCGggttaacaataattttaccgATGAAATATGTTCGAACATTATGGCGGATGAGAACGCCATATATAAAAGACAAGTGCAG ATCACAACAGCGAAATTCCATCAAGCGGAGGCGATTTCGGCGCATGTTTTTCCCATTATATTAGCGCTTTTCCTTGGTTCTTTTTCCGATCGACGCGGTCGCAAATTTCCGCTTTTAATGGGCCTGACCGGCAAACTCATCTACTCGGTTATGATCGTTGTGAATGCACGAATGAAGACTTGGCCATTGGAGTACGTCATTTACACAGCCACACTGCCTTCGGCGCTAACGGGTGCGGACGTTGCCATATTCGCATCGTGCTTTGCCTACATCTCGGACATATCAACGCTGAAGAACCGTACGCTTCGTGTAACCATACTAGACATCTGTTATTTGAGCGCTATGCCAACGGGTGTGGCGTTAG GTTCATATCTCTTCTACAATGCATTTAATAACTCGTATGCGGACATGTTTACCGTGAATGCCTCATTATTAGCGCTTGCAATAATTTACACCATATTTGTACTGAAG TGGCAAACTACCGCTAAGCAGCGTTCTCTGCGCGAACTCGGCTGTTGCGGTTTCTTTCCGGATTTCTTCGATAAAGAACATGTCAAGGACTCTTTCACTGTTTTGATCAAAAAACGACCTGGTCATCGACGTCCTTTTCTCATGATTTTACTGATCGCTATGGCTTTGTATACATTCCAACGCGACGAAAATCAGTACTTATATCTATACACCACcttcaaatttaattggaatgtCGATGTGTACAGCACATTCAAAACATTCAAGTCCACTGCCTACGTGGTGGCCATGTTGGTGGCAGTGCCCTTGATGAATAAAGTATTCCATTGGAAAGATACG ACCATCATCTTCATCGGTGCTTGGGCGCATGCGATTGCTCGTGTCTTTTACTACTTCGCACAAACTGGCACATTTTTCTATGTGGGCGCCCTCATTTGCAGTTTGGGTCCCATAGTGGGTCCAATGATTCGTGCGATGACCTCGAAAATTGTGCCCCAATCCGAGCGTGGCAAGGTATTCGCTCTGCTCGCTGTCTGCGATAATGCCATACCGTTTATTAGCGGTGTCTTTTATTCCCAGGTCTATCGCGCTACCTTAAATAACGATGGCAAGGGTGGTCAGGGTATTTTCTTACTGACCATTGCCACACAGCTAGCCGTCTTCGCACTGATACT cgCTATTCATCTCATCCTTGGTGAACAATCACTAGCCGTTCCGGAAATTAGCGAAAAGGAATCTCAACTCATCCATGAGAATAAAGCTAATCCCGCGACTAAGAATGCCAGCAGTGCTGTTGAGCCCGTTCAAGTTCCTGCTATAAGCGCAAATATAGCAGAGAAGAAAATTTCAACGAATGCCGAGAGTGCGTAA
- the LOC106621467 gene encoding lysosomal proton-coupled steroid conjugate and bile acid symporter SLC46A3 isoform X1 has protein sequence MANRPRVKYSPTSTDNTDNDERARTEQSNSRWEKIKKNCMSPWYEKISVEPTMFLYMFAFMITSVVEQDFFVQKACRVNNNFTDEICSNIMADENAIYKRQVQITTAKFHQAEAISAHVFPIILALFLGSFSDRRGRKFPLLMGLTGKLIYSVMIVVNARMKTWPLEYVIYTATLPSALTGADVAIFASCFAYISDISTLKNRTLRVTILDICYLSAMPTGVALGSYLFYNAFNNSYADMFTVNASLLALAIIYTIFVLKWQTTAKQRSLRELGCCGFFPDFFDKEHVKDSFTVLIKKRPGHRRPFLMILLIAMALYTFQRDENQYLYLYTTFKFNWNVDVYSTFKTFKSTAYVVAMLVAVPLMNKVFHWKDTTIIFIGAWAHAIARVFYYFAQTGTFFYVGALICSLGPIVGPMIRAMTSKIVPQSERGKVFALLAVCDNAIPFISGVFYSQVYRATLNNDGKGGQGIFLLTIATQLAVFALILAIHLILGEQSLAVPEISEKESQLIHENKANPATKNASSAVEPVQVPAISANIAEKKISTNAESA, from the exons ATGGCAAACAGGCCACGAGTGAAATACAGCCCCACTAGCACAGATAACACAGATAAT GATGAAAGAGCGCGAACTGAGCAATCCAACAGCCGttgggaaaaaatcaaaaagaattGCATGTCCCCATGGTATGAAAAG ATATCTGTGGAGCCCACAATGTTCCTGTATATGTTTGCCTTCATGATAACCTCTGTGGTGGAACAGGACTTTTTCGTACAGAAGGCCTGTCGggttaacaataattttaccgATGAAATATGTTCGAACATTATGGCGGATGAGAACGCCATATATAAAAGACAAGTGCAG ATCACAACAGCGAAATTCCATCAAGCGGAGGCGATTTCGGCGCATGTTTTTCCCATTATATTAGCGCTTTTCCTTGGTTCTTTTTCCGATCGACGCGGTCGCAAATTTCCGCTTTTAATGGGCCTGACCGGCAAACTCATCTACTCGGTTATGATCGTTGTGAATGCACGAATGAAGACTTGGCCATTGGAGTACGTCATTTACACAGCCACACTGCCTTCGGCGCTAACGGGTGCGGACGTTGCCATATTCGCATCGTGCTTTGCCTACATCTCGGACATATCAACGCTGAAGAACCGTACGCTTCGTGTAACCATACTAGACATCTGTTATTTGAGCGCTATGCCAACGGGTGTGGCGTTAG GTTCATATCTCTTCTACAATGCATTTAATAACTCGTATGCGGACATGTTTACCGTGAATGCCTCATTATTAGCGCTTGCAATAATTTACACCATATTTGTACTGAAG TGGCAAACTACCGCTAAGCAGCGTTCTCTGCGCGAACTCGGCTGTTGCGGTTTCTTTCCGGATTTCTTCGATAAAGAACATGTCAAGGACTCTTTCACTGTTTTGATCAAAAAACGACCTGGTCATCGACGTCCTTTTCTCATGATTTTACTGATCGCTATGGCTTTGTATACATTCCAACGCGACGAAAATCAGTACTTATATCTATACACCACcttcaaatttaattggaatgtCGATGTGTACAGCACATTCAAAACATTCAAGTCCACTGCCTACGTGGTGGCCATGTTGGTGGCAGTGCCCTTGATGAATAAAGTATTCCATTGGAAAGATACG ACCATCATCTTCATCGGTGCTTGGGCGCATGCGATTGCTCGTGTCTTTTACTACTTCGCACAAACTGGCACATTTTTCTATGTGGGCGCCCTCATTTGCAGTTTGGGTCCCATAGTGGGTCCAATGATTCGTGCGATGACCTCGAAAATTGTGCCCCAATCCGAGCGTGGCAAGGTATTCGCTCTGCTCGCTGTCTGCGATAATGCCATACCGTTTATTAGCGGTGTCTTTTATTCCCAGGTCTATCGCGCTACCTTAAATAACGATGGCAAGGGTGGTCAGGGTATTTTCTTACTGACCATTGCCACACAGCTAGCCGTCTTCGCACTGATACT cgCTATTCATCTCATCCTTGGTGAACAATCACTAGCCGTTCCGGAAATTAGCGAAAAGGAATCTCAACTCATCCATGAGAATAAAGCTAATCCCGCGACTAAGAATGCCAGCAGTGCTGTTGAGCCCGTTCAAGTTCCTGCTATAAGCGCAAATATAGCAGAGAAGAAAATTTCAACGAATGCCGAGAGTGCGTAA